One region of Methanobrevibacter thaueri genomic DNA includes:
- a CDS encoding PRC-barrel domain-containing protein: MENKQQLPKREEKLWSEIKNYQVATNNARILGVLDELIINEKTGKIVDIAIRIESDRNIHVKGAKRNGDLLLVPFAKVEKVGEFIIVTE; the protein is encoded by the coding sequence ATGGAAAATAAACAACAACTTCCAAAAAGAGAAGAAAAACTATGGAGTGAAATTAAAAACTACCAAGTAGCTACCAACAACGCACGTATCCTTGGAGTATTGGACGAGTTAATTATTAATGAAAAAACTGGTAAAATCGTCGATATCGCTATCAGGATAGAAAGCGACCGTAATATTCATGTAAAAGGCGCTAAAAGAAACGGTGACTTATTGTTAGTTCCTTTTGCTAAAGTGGAAAAAGTTGGCGAATTCATTATTGTAACTGAATAA
- a CDS encoding SufB/SufD family protein encodes MDVLSVRNVYEDAERAINKKAALGADVTIENFSDETVNALDMIDDLDDLDKQTKKDLLQVGVDTEEKNRSGSFLQVDQSNIFTNNSMSDSIEVMNMGIALEKYSWLEDYLWNVVKPDADKYTAKTALNEKENGVLSGYFVRSLPGTKEVMPVQACMFISDEDIMQTAHNVIIAEENSELHLITGCATGDDVGSAMHVGVSEMYLKPGSKITFTMVHNWAEQVEVRPRTGVKLMDNSTYINNYILTSPVSTIQSFPTAYCDGKDSRAIFQSIQGGKKDSIIDVGSRVLLNAPGARGEVISRAVAQDESQIYARGHLAGTVPEVKGHLECHGLVLSDDSFIYAVPELEASSANLEMSHEAAVGKISEDEINYLTSRGIAEEDAESMIVRGFLNMDITGLPDELAEQTQRMIDMSLDGM; translated from the coding sequence ATGGATGTGTTGAGTGTGCGCAATGTTTATGAGGATGCTGAAAGAGCAATAAATAAAAAGGCAGCTTTAGGGGCTGATGTTACCATTGAAAATTTCAGTGATGAAACAGTTAATGCTTTAGATATGATTGATGACTTGGATGATTTGGATAAACAGACCAAAAAGGACCTCTTGCAGGTAGGAGTCGATACTGAAGAGAAGAACAGGTCAGGATCATTTTTACAGGTGGACCAAAGTAATATTTTCACAAACAACTCCATGTCCGATTCAATTGAAGTAATGAATATGGGCATCGCATTGGAGAAGTACAGCTGGCTGGAGGATTATCTCTGGAATGTTGTAAAGCCGGATGCAGACAAATACACTGCAAAAACCGCATTAAATGAAAAGGAAAACGGCGTTTTAAGCGGTTACTTTGTAAGGTCATTGCCTGGAACCAAGGAAGTAATGCCTGTTCAGGCTTGTATGTTCATCAGTGATGAGGACATCATGCAAACTGCTCACAACGTGATTATCGCTGAGGAAAACTCAGAATTGCATTTGATTACAGGATGTGCAACCGGTGATGACGTGGGTTCTGCAATGCACGTAGGGGTTTCTGAAATGTATTTGAAACCTGGTTCCAAAATCACTTTCACAATGGTTCACAACTGGGCCGAACAGGTTGAAGTTCGTCCAAGAACAGGTGTCAAACTGATGGATAATTCAACTTATATTAATAATTATATCTTAACAAGTCCTGTAAGTACCATTCAATCTTTCCCAACTGCATATTGTGATGGTAAAGATTCAAGAGCAATTTTCCAAAGTATTCAAGGAGGTAAAAAGGATTCCATAATCGATGTGGGATCAAGAGTCTTATTGAATGCTCCTGGAGCAAGAGGAGAAGTTATTTCAAGGGCTGTTGCTCAAGACGAATCACAAATCTATGCAAGAGGACATTTGGCAGGTACTGTGCCTGAAGTCAAAGGTCATTTGGAGTGTCATGGATTGGTATTGTCCGATGACAGCTTCATTTATGCCGTGCCTGAACTTGAAGCCAGTTCCGCTAACTTGGAAATGTCTCACGAGGCAGCAGTCGGTAAGATTTCCGAAGATGAAATCAATTACTTGACATCTCGTGGAATTGCTGAAGAAGACGCCGAATCCATGATTGTTAGAGGATTTTTAAACATGGATATCACTGGTCTTCCTGACGAATTAGCCGAGCAAACTCAAAGAATGATTGATATGAGTCTTGATGGAATGTAA
- a CDS encoding ABC transporter ATP-binding protein, with the protein MLLEIENLAVEVAGKRVLKGVNLSIDEGETHVLLGPNGAGKSTLFLTILGFPQYDVVEGSIKFKGQDITELTTAERVQLGLGVSFQTPPAIRGVSVRDLLKIESHQDMDEELNPRMKALADQLKFSDEFLDRDVNLGFSGGEVKRSEILQLLAQMPDFTMFDEPDSGVDIENVELIASEIGTLLDKDKPQRSRKRSGLLITHLGYILNFVSADKAHVLIDGVISCSGNPSEILEDIRKNGFNGCVECAQCL; encoded by the coding sequence ATGTTGCTTGAAATAGAAAATTTGGCTGTTGAAGTAGCCGGTAAAAGAGTTTTAAAGGGAGTTAACCTTTCAATTGATGAAGGCGAAACTCATGTCCTTTTAGGGCCTAATGGTGCTGGAAAGAGTACCTTGTTTTTAACTATTTTGGGTTTTCCACAATATGATGTAGTTGAAGGGTCCATTAAGTTTAAAGGTCAAGATATTACTGAATTAACTACTGCTGAAAGAGTGCAATTAGGTTTAGGAGTTAGTTTCCAAACCCCTCCTGCAATCAGAGGAGTGTCCGTAAGGGACCTGCTTAAAATAGAGTCCCATCAGGATATGGATGAAGAGTTGAACCCTAGAATGAAGGCATTGGCTGACCAACTCAAGTTCAGTGATGAATTCCTTGATAGGGATGTCAATTTAGGATTTTCCGGTGGGGAAGTGAAACGTTCTGAAATCTTACAGCTGCTCGCTCAGATGCCTGATTTCACCATGTTCGATGAACCGGATTCCGGTGTGGATATCGAAAACGTTGAATTAATCGCTTCCGAAATAGGAACATTGTTGGATAAGGATAAACCTCAACGTTCAAGAAAAAGAAGCGGACTTTTGATTACTCACTTAGGTTATATTTTAAATTTTGTAAGTGCTGATAAGGCGCATGTTTTGATTGACGGTGTGATTTCTTGTTCAGGAAATCCTTCAGAAATTTTAGAAGATATTAGAAAAAACGGTTTTAATGGATGTGTTGAGTGTGCGCAATGTTTATGA
- a CDS encoding NTP transferase domain-containing protein has protein sequence MIYAILMAGGMGTRLKVPCEKPLFKLHDKPLIKYVIDNLKSSRLIDKIVIAVSPNTRQTTEYLRSLNEDYKILDTSGDDYLKDLSYILDYFEKRSKEDILVFINADLPFISSQTIDDVITHYLDSDKDALSVLVPVEVFKDLGLEYSYDFDGKVPSGLNILRSENIIQDENQLVLAKVELALNINTIPDSEIAEKLYHEYYI, from the coding sequence ATGATTTATGCAATTTTAATGGCAGGAGGTATGGGAACCAGACTAAAAGTTCCCTGCGAAAAGCCTCTTTTCAAATTGCATGATAAACCTTTGATTAAATACGTGATTGACAACCTGAAATCATCCAGATTGATTGATAAAATTGTCATTGCTGTGAGTCCCAACACCAGGCAGACAACCGAATATCTAAGATCTTTAAATGAGGATTATAAAATTTTAGACACCTCAGGGGACGATTACTTAAAAGACTTATCATACATCCTCGATTATTTTGAAAAAAGATCCAAAGAGGATATTCTGGTTTTCATAAATGCCGATTTGCCTTTCATATCTTCACAAACCATTGATGATGTCATAACTCATTACCTGGATTCGGATAAGGACGCATTGTCCGTTCTGGTTCCTGTAGAGGTTTTTAAGGATTTGGGCCTTGAATATTCATATGATTTTGATGGAAAGGTGCCATCGGGACTAAACATTTTAAGAAGCGAAAACATCATCCAGGATGAAAATCAGTTGGTTCTCGCGAAAGTGGAATTGGCGTTGAACATCAATACAATTCCCGACAGTGAAATTGCAGAAAAATTATATCATGAATATTATATTTAA
- a CDS encoding methanogenesis marker 14 protein, whose product MSFLSRIFNKGPKPIIAHSKTGNLATLRAQKAGPASPGAVQKPDTFYVTASVELGNTTTKSIVMATNLNTSESYLLNKTVKMTRDIRPPKPNEEVFGKTVWGIELSKESVTELIKDTVLESLRKCHVDKYEDLDFVVRSTGVTAGFATAEEAGQLIIALADGCLEADIPPRKMSPAMSISQLPERLQKHSLLENIMFDGAVVSVVPPQGKETVANEMEGELVTAGIKLGAKWTDVDYRNPCVSLDFGSTLAGRIVNDNEPYANTVGNFLGLAGVVSDSLARGSGQIDKKNGAALDLYSDKAMKKADHKQAEANALEAHKLINITKVPMDVERFGTVPVNPEAAENAGTTLIGCDVGFNGDKLDDLMELGAQFYDADGLPTLLSTLDYVSTNIVKRVLDVAFAENVIVPGSALGITGRAGITGRKPELILEAVQDKFENVVFVEDGLALGSAIMARCMNSMGTPRVPIGGKQGGRCILKDRMKMMGGKFA is encoded by the coding sequence ATGTCTTTTTTAAGTAGAATTTTTAACAAAGGTCCTAAACCTATTATTGCTCATTCTAAAACAGGTAATTTAGCCACTTTAAGAGCTCAAAAGGCAGGTCCTGCAAGTCCTGGCGCTGTGCAAAAGCCAGACACTTTTTATGTAACTGCTTCTGTTGAATTAGGTAACACCACTACAAAATCCATTGTAATGGCCACTAATTTAAACACAAGTGAATCTTATTTATTGAATAAAACCGTTAAAATGACCCGTGATATACGTCCGCCAAAACCTAATGAAGAGGTTTTCGGTAAGACAGTTTGGGGAATTGAACTTTCCAAGGAATCCGTAACCGAGCTGATTAAGGATACAGTTTTGGAATCATTAAGAAAATGTCATGTTGACAAATATGAGGATTTGGATTTCGTTGTGAGATCTACTGGGGTAACTGCAGGTTTTGCAACTGCTGAAGAAGCCGGTCAATTGATTATTGCATTAGCTGACGGCTGTCTTGAAGCAGATATTCCTCCTCGTAAGATGTCTCCTGCAATGAGCATTTCTCAGCTTCCTGAAAGATTGCAGAAACATTCCCTTTTGGAAAACATCATGTTTGACGGAGCTGTTGTTAGTGTAGTTCCTCCTCAAGGTAAGGAAACTGTTGCAAATGAGATGGAAGGGGAACTTGTTACTGCAGGTATTAAACTGGGTGCCAAATGGACAGATGTTGACTACAGAAACCCTTGTGTTTCCCTTGATTTCGGTTCAACATTGGCAGGACGTATCGTTAATGATAATGAGCCTTATGCAAATACAGTCGGTAACTTCCTGGGTCTTGCAGGTGTTGTAAGCGACTCTTTGGCTAGAGGTTCCGGTCAAATCGATAAGAAGAACGGTGCTGCTTTGGACTTGTATTCAGATAAGGCAATGAAAAAGGCAGACCACAAGCAAGCTGAGGCCAATGCTTTGGAAGCACATAAGCTGATCAACATTACCAAAGTGCCAATGGATGTCGAAAGATTCGGTACTGTACCGGTTAATCCTGAAGCGGCTGAAAATGCAGGAACTACATTAATCGGTTGTGATGTAGGTTTCAATGGTGATAAACTCGATGACTTGATGGAATTGGGTGCTCAATTCTATGATGCCGATGGCCTTCCAACATTGCTTTCAACCCTGGACTATGTAAGTACCAATATCGTAAAAAGGGTTTTGGATGTTGCTTTTGCTGAAAATGTCATCGTTCCAGGTTCCGCATTGGGAATAACAGGTAGGGCAGGTATCACCGGACGCAAGCCTGAACTTATTTTGGAAGCTGTTCAGGACAAGTTTGAAAACGTCGTATTCGTTGAGGACGGTTTGGCGTTAGGTTCTGCTATCATGGCCCGTTGTATGAACTCAATGGGAACACCTAGAGTGCCTATTGGAGGTAAGCAAGGTGGAAGATGCATTCTTAAAGACCGTATGAAAATGATGGGCGGCAAGTTCGCTTAG